The Pelagibacterium halotolerans B2 genome has a segment encoding these proteins:
- a CDS encoding EAL domain-containing protein codes for MVHEPTSERSGEALLLDAALQTIPFGFCVWSADFELVMWNQHYLDIYGFPRKSIRRGMSLYEVVALSTALGNHPDTDPKSFYEAYTAELMGNRSGLRAVNLELTASHRTLETAHIYAPGLGWVVTHEDVTEEIARSDMMSERKRELERQYALLDAAINNISQGLSMFDNDFRLVTCNAEFVSMYGLPPELARPGASFDDILDHRRRTNKHTPVDINAYRAERQKILKGGRFVREVVKMANGTFLSLRHQPLSGGGVVTTHEDITDQLAAEARMRHMATHDALTDLPNRGLFREELETALKGVEKGKQPALLAVNIDHFKAVNDSEGHATGDKVLRKIAERLSEAVGSRGIVARLGGDEFTVLLPNVTVPREAADLARSIVKALGEPIMFGRKSIRLSTSIGIAVAPGDGKTTDAVMNNADLALHKAKSEGRGTYHFFEAGMDATLQRRRMLETGLHDALANEGLSVLFQPIVSLETDTIVAAEALMRWEHPVLGPISPVEFIPIAEETGIIHAIGGWILDAAAKAAAQWPQHVRVAVNLSPIQFKRPDLIATIRSALETAKLDASRLELEITESLLLEDSQSNLDLLLAVRGLGARVAMDDFGTGYSSLSYLRAFPFDKIKIDRSFMADVATKADSRAILGAMISLGQNLGMTTVAEGVETAEQLAVVRAEGCTQVQGYFFSPPVDGAAMVAMLDAEKSSLGRRTA; via the coding sequence ATGGTGCATGAGCCGACCTCCGAGCGCAGCGGCGAAGCATTGCTTCTCGATGCGGCACTGCAAACCATACCGTTCGGATTCTGCGTCTGGAGCGCCGATTTCGAGCTGGTCATGTGGAACCAGCACTATCTCGATATCTACGGTTTTCCGCGCAAGTCGATCCGGCGCGGCATGAGCCTTTACGAGGTGGTCGCGCTTTCGACTGCTTTGGGCAACCATCCCGATACCGACCCCAAGAGCTTTTACGAGGCCTATACCGCCGAGCTCATGGGCAATCGCTCGGGATTACGCGCCGTCAATCTCGAGCTCACCGCATCGCATCGCACCCTGGAAACGGCCCATATCTACGCACCGGGCCTTGGCTGGGTCGTGACCCATGAGGACGTGACCGAGGAGATCGCCCGCTCGGACATGATGAGCGAGCGCAAGCGCGAGCTGGAGCGCCAATACGCCCTGCTCGATGCGGCGATCAACAATATCAGTCAGGGCCTGTCGATGTTCGACAATGACTTCCGGCTGGTCACCTGCAATGCCGAATTCGTTTCGATGTATGGCCTTCCCCCGGAACTGGCGCGCCCCGGCGCCAGCTTTGACGACATTCTCGATCATCGTCGCAGGACCAACAAGCACACGCCCGTCGATATCAACGCCTACCGCGCCGAACGGCAGAAAATCCTCAAGGGCGGCCGGTTTGTGCGCGAAGTGGTCAAGATGGCAAACGGAACCTTCCTGTCCCTGCGCCATCAGCCGCTCAGCGGCGGTGGGGTGGTCACAACCCATGAGGACATTACCGATCAATTGGCAGCCGAGGCCCGCATGCGCCACATGGCCACCCATGACGCGCTGACCGACCTGCCCAATCGCGGCCTGTTCCGCGAAGAGCTTGAAACCGCACTCAAGGGCGTCGAAAAGGGCAAGCAGCCGGCTTTGCTCGCGGTCAACATCGATCACTTCAAGGCCGTCAACGACAGTGAGGGGCATGCGACCGGCGACAAGGTGCTGCGCAAGATCGCCGAACGGCTGTCCGAGGCGGTGGGGTCGCGTGGCATCGTCGCCCGGCTGGGTGGCGATGAGTTTACCGTCCTGCTGCCAAATGTCACCGTGCCGCGCGAGGCGGCCGATCTGGCGCGATCCATCGTCAAGGCGCTGGGTGAACCCATCATGTTTGGCCGCAAATCGATCAGGCTCTCGACCTCGATCGGCATCGCCGTTGCGCCGGGCGATGGCAAGACCACCGACGCGGTGATGAACAATGCCGATCTGGCGTTGCACAAGGCCAAGTCCGAAGGCCGTGGCACCTATCACTTTTTCGAAGCGGGCATGGACGCGACCCTGCAGCGCCGCCGCATGCTGGAAACCGGCCTGCACGATGCGTTGGCCAATGAGGGGCTGTCGGTGCTGTTTCAGCCCATCGTTTCGCTCGAAACGGACACAATCGTTGCCGCAGAGGCGCTCATGCGCTGGGAGCATCCCGTGCTTGGGCCGATCTCGCCTGTCGAATTCATTCCCATTGCCGAGGAAACGGGGATCATTCACGCGATCGGCGGCTGGATTCTCGATGCGGCGGCAAAGGCGGCGGCGCAATGGCCCCAGCACGTGCGGGTTGCCGTCAATCTTTCGCCCATCCAGTTCAAGCGGCCCGATCTGATCGCCACGATCAGATCGGCGCTGGAAACGGCCAAGCTCGATGCCAGCCGGCTCGAACTCGAGATCACGGAATCCTTGTTGCTCGAGGACAGCCAGTCCAATCTCGATCTTCTGCTGGCCGTGCGCGGACTGGGCGCAAGGGTGGCCATGGACGATTTCGGCACCGGCTATTCCTCGCTCTCCTATTTGCGGGCCTTTCCGTTCGACAAGATCAAGATCGACCGCTCGTTCATGGCCGATGTGGCGACCAAGGCCGACAGCCGGGCCATCCTCGGCGCCATGATCTCGCTGGGTCAAAATCTGGGCATGACGACCGTTGCCGAAGGGGTTGAAACCGCCGAACAACTCGCCGTGGTCCGGGCCGAGGGCTGCACGCAGGTTCAGGGCTATTTCTTCTCGCCGCCGGTCGATGGTGCGGCTATGGTTGCCATGCTCGATGCGGAAAAGAGCAGCCTTGGCAGGCGGACGGCCTGA
- the typA gene encoding translational GTPase TypA, with protein sequence MSLRNIAIIAHVDHGKTTLIDVLLRQSGTFRDNQRVDERVMDSNDLEKERGITILAKVTSLNWKDHRINIVDTPGHADFGGEVERILSMVDGAVILVDAAEGPMPQTKFVLSKALKIGLRPIVAINKIDKPEERHNEVLDEIFDLFVSLDATPEQLDFPVLYGSAKQGWMADDPSGPKDTMGPLLDKVVEHFEEPKVEQGPFRMLVTTIERNPFLGRILTGRVFSGSVKPGDAVHALSRDGKTVEKGRISKVLGFRGLEREPIEEGKAGDIVALAGLETATVANTIAVPQVNEPLEAKPIDPPTLSVTFRINDGPLAGREGDKVQSRVIRERLLREAEGNVAIRVTPGDDNDSFDVAGRGELQLGVLIETMRREGFELCLGRPKVLFREENGQKLEPIEEVIIDVDDEYSSVVVQKLTERRGDLVEMRPSGAGRTRVRLYVPTRGLIGYQGELLSDTRGTAIFNRVFHEYSAFKGPLPMRRTGVLISNATGQAVAYALFNLEDRGPMLIDPGVDVYEGMIVGEHNRENDLEVNVLKGKQLTNIRTTSKDEAIRLTPPKKLSLEQALSYIADDEYVEVTPNSVRLRKIHLDPHDRKRASRAAAAEAAAG encoded by the coding sequence ATGAGCTTGCGCAATATTGCGATCATTGCCCACGTTGACCATGGCAAAACGACGTTGATCGACGTCCTGCTGCGGCAGTCCGGCACCTTCCGCGACAACCAGCGCGTCGATGAACGCGTCATGGATTCCAACGATCTGGAAAAAGAGCGCGGCATCACCATTCTGGCGAAGGTCACTTCGCTCAACTGGAAAGATCATCGCATCAATATCGTCGATACGCCGGGCCACGCCGATTTCGGGGGTGAGGTCGAGCGCATCCTGTCGATGGTCGATGGCGCGGTGATCCTGGTGGACGCTGCCGAAGGCCCGATGCCGCAGACCAAGTTCGTTCTCTCCAAAGCGCTCAAGATCGGCCTGCGGCCCATCGTTGCGATCAACAAGATCGACAAGCCCGAGGAACGCCACAACGAAGTGCTCGACGAGATCTTCGATCTTTTCGTGTCGCTGGACGCCACCCCCGAACAGCTCGACTTCCCGGTTCTTTACGGTTCGGCCAAGCAGGGCTGGATGGCGGACGATCCGTCCGGTCCCAAGGACACCATGGGTCCGCTGCTCGACAAGGTCGTCGAACATTTCGAGGAGCCCAAGGTCGAGCAAGGCCCGTTCCGCATGCTGGTGACGACCATCGAGCGCAACCCGTTCCTTGGCCGTATTCTGACCGGACGGGTGTTTTCGGGTTCGGTCAAACCGGGCGATGCCGTCCATGCGCTCTCGCGCGACGGCAAGACCGTCGAAAAGGGCCGTATTTCCAAGGTCCTCGGCTTCCGTGGTCTCGAGCGTGAGCCGATCGAAGAGGGCAAGGCGGGCGATATCGTCGCTCTGGCGGGCCTTGAAACGGCGACCGTCGCCAACACCATCGCGGTGCCGCAGGTCAACGAGCCGCTCGAAGCCAAGCCCATCGATCCGCCGACCCTGTCGGTCACTTTCAGGATCAATGACGGCCCGCTGGCCGGCCGCGAAGGCGACAAGGTCCAGTCCCGCGTCATTCGCGAGCGTCTGCTGCGCGAGGCCGAGGGCAATGTGGCGATCCGGGTGACACCGGGCGACGACAATGACAGCTTTGACGTTGCCGGTCGCGGCGAACTCCAGCTCGGCGTACTGATCGAAACCATGCGCCGCGAGGGGTTCGAATTGTGCCTTGGCCGCCCCAAGGTGCTGTTCCGGGAAGAAAACGGGCAGAAGCTCGAGCCCATCGAAGAAGTCATCATCGACGTCGATGACGAATATTCGTCGGTCGTTGTGCAAAAGCTCACCGAACGGCGTGGCGATCTTGTCGAAATGCGGCCCTCGGGCGCCGGGCGCACCCGCGTGCGGCTTTACGTTCCGACCCGTGGGCTGATCGGCTATCAGGGGGAATTGCTGTCCGATACGCGCGGCACGGCGATCTTTAACCGGGTGTTCCACGAATATTCGGCGTTCAAAGGCCCGCTGCCCATGCGCCGCACCGGCGTTCTGATTTCCAATGCCACCGGCCAGGCCGTGGCCTATGCGCTGTTCAACCTCGAAGATCGCGGTCCGATGCTGATCGATCCGGGCGTGGACGTTTACGAAGGCATGATCGTGGGCGAGCACAATCGGGAAAACGATCTCGAAGTGAACGTTTTGAAGGGCAAGCAGCTCACCAATATCCGTACGACGTCCAAGGATGAAGCGATCCGGCTGACACCGCCGAAAAAGCTCAGTCTCGAACAGGCGCTCAGCTACATTGCCGATGATGAATATGTTGAGGTCACACCCAATTCGGTGCGGCTGCGCAAGATCCATCTCGACCCGCACGACCGCAAGCGCGCTTCGCGTGCCGCGGCGGCAGAAGCTGCGGCCGGCTGA
- a CDS encoding argininosuccinate synthase, protein MSKDINKVVLAYSGGLDTSIILKWLKQVYDCEVVTFTADLGQGEELEPARKRAEMMGITEIYIEDLREEFVRDFVFPMFRANALYEGVYLLGTSIARPLIAKRLVEIAEATGADAVAHGATGKGNDQVRFELSAYALNPGIRVIAPWREWDLQSRTKLIEFAEQNQIPVPKDKRGEAPFSVDANLLHTSSEGKVLEDPAIEAPDYVYQRTVDPVDAPDTPETITIGFEKGDAVSVNGETLSPASLLTRLNELGGRHGIGRLDLVENRFVGMKSRGIYETPGGTILLAAHRGIESITLDRGAAHLKDEIMPRYAELIYNGLWYSPEREMLQALIDKSQEFVAGEVTLKLYKGSANVVGRSSPYSLYSEDLVTFEEGTGTYDHHDAEGFIKLNGLRLKTYGARKLRLARGQ, encoded by the coding sequence ATGAGCAAAGACATCAATAAAGTCGTCCTCGCCTATTCGGGGGGCCTCGATACCTCCATCATCCTCAAATGGCTCAAGCAGGTCTATGATTGCGAAGTGGTGACCTTCACCGCCGATCTGGGCCAGGGTGAAGAGCTCGAACCGGCTCGCAAGCGCGCCGAGATGATGGGCATCACCGAAATCTATATCGAGGATCTGCGCGAAGAGTTCGTGCGCGATTTCGTCTTTCCGATGTTCCGGGCCAATGCGCTTTATGAAGGCGTTTATCTGCTGGGCACGTCGATCGCCCGGCCGCTGATCGCCAAGCGTCTTGTCGAAATCGCCGAGGCGACGGGCGCCGACGCGGTGGCACACGGGGCGACCGGCAAGGGCAATGATCAGGTGCGCTTCGAATTGTCGGCCTATGCGTTGAACCCGGGCATTCGCGTCATCGCCCCATGGCGCGAATGGGACCTCCAGAGCCGCACCAAGCTCATCGAATTTGCCGAGCAGAACCAGATACCGGTTCCCAAGGACAAGCGCGGCGAAGCGCCGTTCTCGGTCGATGCCAACCTCTTGCACACCTCCTCGGAAGGCAAGGTGCTCGAAGATCCGGCCATCGAGGCACCCGATTACGTCTATCAGCGCACCGTCGATCCGGTGGATGCGCCCGATACGCCTGAAACCATCACCATCGGGTTCGAAAAGGGCGATGCGGTTTCGGTCAATGGCGAAACGCTCTCGCCTGCCAGCCTTCTCACCAGGCTCAACGAATTGGGCGGCAGGCACGGCATCGGACGTCTCGATCTTGTCGAAAACCGGTTCGTTGGCATGAAAAGCCGCGGCATCTACGAAACGCCGGGCGGCACGATCCTGCTCGCTGCCCATCGCGGCATCGAATCGATCACGCTCGATCGGGGCGCCGCCCATCTCAAGGACGAGATCATGCCGCGCTATGCGGAGCTGATCTATAACGGGCTGTGGTATTCGCCCGAACGCGAGATGCTGCAGGCGCTGATCGACAAGAGTCAGGAATTCGTCGCCGGCGAAGTAACGCTCAAGCTCTACAAGGGCTCAGCCAACGTGGTGGGCCGGTCTTCGCCCTATTCTCTCTATTCGGAGGATCTGGTGACCTTCGAAGAGGGCACGGGAACCTATGACCATCACGACGCAGAGGGCTTTATCAAGCTCAACGGGCTGCGACTGAAAACCTATGGCGCGCGCAAACTGCGGCTGGCACGCGGTCAGTAA
- a CDS encoding LysE family translocator, whose translation MLVYAPDLSIILAFALAAIVLAITPGPDMALFISRTVNFGLRHGFATVGGAVTGIAVHTMLAAFGISILIVTAPAAFWALKIAGAVYLLWLAFAAIRSGTGLTVARSTGKVPGLKNSYLTGLGINLTNPKVALFFVTFLPQFVSASDPHAAAKLIFLGAEFVVLSLPIVIAIVFGAQWLTETLMRSTRIQKALNWSFAAVFAAFAVTILTAEARK comes from the coding sequence ATGCTGGTCTATGCCCCCGATCTTTCGATCATTCTCGCTTTCGCCCTCGCGGCCATCGTTCTGGCCATAACACCCGGGCCGGACATGGCGCTGTTTATTTCCCGGACCGTCAATTTCGGGCTCAGGCACGGTTTTGCAACCGTGGGCGGCGCCGTGACGGGCATTGCCGTCCACACCATGCTGGCCGCCTTCGGCATATCCATCCTGATCGTTACGGCGCCGGCCGCCTTCTGGGCGCTGAAAATCGCCGGGGCGGTCTATCTGCTCTGGCTCGCCTTTGCCGCTATCCGCTCGGGCACCGGGCTGACCGTGGCGCGCAGCACCGGCAAGGTGCCGGGCCTTAAAAATTCCTACCTGACGGGGCTGGGCATCAACCTGACCAACCCCAAAGTGGCACTGTTCTTTGTGACCTTCCTGCCCCAGTTCGTTTCCGCATCGGACCCCCATGCCGCGGCCAAGCTGATCTTTCTGGGTGCCGAGTTCGTGGTGCTGTCACTGCCCATCGTCATTGCCATCGTCTTCGGCGCCCAATGGCTGACCGAAACCCTGATGCGTTCGACACGGATTCAGAAAGCGCTCAACTGGTCGTTCGCCGCCGTCTTTGCCGCCTTTGCGGTGACCATCCTGACGGCCGAAGCCAGAAAATAG
- a CDS encoding sigma-70 family RNA polymerase sigma factor: protein MRRNIPYTELLALARRHARRADEAEDVVQEVLIAAVVAGRNDFSSAADRRWMAGAIRKRSAFDARSAARRREREARWQADANPASTPQGDALNVILADLPKGLRVVAALALSGHSKVEIAYLLGLPDTALRQRIRALKLELGKKGVAMPAEMIGLNLDLAYGTIRDGLLPALRRHGGAFASHDPDGHVFVIRSSRPASQKG from the coding sequence ATGCGCCGGAATATCCCCTATACCGAACTGCTGGCCCTGGCGCGGCGTCACGCCCGGCGGGCCGATGAGGCCGAGGATGTGGTCCAGGAGGTCCTGATCGCGGCCGTCGTGGCGGGGCGCAATGATTTCTCCAGCGCTGCGGATCGCCGCTGGATGGCTGGCGCCATTCGCAAGCGCTCTGCCTTCGACGCCCGTTCGGCGGCCCGCCGCCGGGAGCGCGAGGCCAGATGGCAAGCCGATGCCAACCCTGCGTCCACACCGCAAGGTGACGCCCTCAATGTCATTCTGGCCGATCTGCCCAAGGGTTTGAGAGTTGTCGCAGCGCTGGCGTTGTCGGGGCACTCCAAGGTGGAAATCGCCTATCTGCTGGGTCTTCCCGACACCGCATTGCGCCAGCGAATCCGTGCGCTCAAGCTGGAACTGGGAAAAAAGGGCGTGGCGATGCCGGCCGAAATGATCGGGCTCAATCTCGACCTTGCCTATGGCACCATAAGGGATGGCCTGCTTCCGGCGCTGCGGCGGCACGGGGGCGCTTTTGCCAGCCACGACCCGGACGGGCATGTTTTTGTCATCCGATCATCGCGGCCCGCCTCACAAAAGGGGTGA
- a CDS encoding 23S rRNA (adenine(2030)-N(6))-methyltransferase RlmJ codes for MNYRHAFHAGNFADVVKHIILTRILAYLMRKDAAFRVIDTHAGVGLYDLLGDEASRTGEWREGIARLMAAELPAPAAELVAPYLAAVNARNPDGQLRHYPGSPFIARHMLREQDRLMALELHPADAQALRENFAGDFQTRVTELDGWAAMGTHLPPKEKRGVVLVDPPFEVKGEFERMTQALVKAHTRWPGGTYAFWYPIKDPGDIRSYVRALQGTGIAKILRLELTIRAPSTPPRLHGTGMIVVNPPFVLEEEMRTLLPILAGLLADEGRGRFHIEWVRGES; via the coding sequence ATGAACTATCGTCATGCCTTTCACGCTGGCAATTTCGCCGATGTGGTCAAACACATCATCCTCACGCGCATTCTCGCTTACCTGATGCGCAAAGACGCGGCATTTCGGGTGATCGATACCCATGCCGGGGTCGGCCTCTATGATCTCTTGGGCGATGAAGCCAGCAGGACCGGCGAATGGCGCGAGGGGATCGCGCGCCTGATGGCCGCCGAACTGCCGGCTCCGGCAGCCGAACTGGTGGCGCCCTATCTTGCGGCGGTGAACGCGCGAAACCCCGACGGCCAACTGCGCCATTATCCCGGCTCGCCCTTTATCGCCCGGCACATGCTGCGCGAACAGGACCGCCTCATGGCGCTCGAATTGCATCCCGCCGATGCCCAAGCGCTAAGGGAAAATTTCGCCGGCGATTTCCAGACACGGGTAACCGAACTCGATGGCTGGGCCGCCATGGGCACCCATCTGCCGCCAAAGGAAAAGCGTGGCGTCGTGCTTGTCGACCCGCCCTTCGAGGTCAAGGGCGAGTTCGAGCGCATGACCCAGGCGCTGGTCAAGGCCCATACGCGCTGGCCGGGGGGAACCTATGCCTTCTGGTATCCCATCAAGGACCCCGGCGATATCCGCTCTTACGTCAGGGCATTACAGGGCACGGGGATTGCCAAGATCCTGCGCCTCGAACTGACGATCCGTGCACCATCCACGCCGCCGCGCCTGCATGGAACCGGCATGATTGTGGTCAATCCACCTTTCGTTCTCGAAGAGGAAATGCGGACGCTTTTGCCGATCCTTGCCGGGCTGCTGGCCGATGAAGGGCGCGGTCGGTTCCATATCGAATGGGTGCGGGGCGAAAGCTAG
- a CDS encoding VOC family protein, which translates to MTMPKLQAPSLVFYVSDIKRTEAFYRDVLGIDVQRREGAEPFWLAAAFEGGFEVIFFEQEGKRGDTPALVFDLRDGGIDDVVAALAEQGVTIVTPVSEAPGGWSADFLDPDGFGLGLWQSEELPRSLK; encoded by the coding sequence ATGACAATGCCCAAACTGCAGGCGCCCAGCCTTGTGTTCTATGTGTCCGACATCAAGCGCACCGAAGCGTTCTATCGCGATGTTCTTGGCATCGATGTCCAGCGCCGGGAAGGGGCCGAGCCGTTCTGGCTGGCGGCCGCTTTCGAGGGGGGCTTCGAAGTGATCTTTTTTGAACAGGAGGGCAAGCGCGGTGACACGCCAGCCCTGGTTTTCGATCTCAGGGACGGTGGCATCGACGACGTGGTTGCCGCGCTTGCCGAACAGGGGGTGACCATCGTCACGCCGGTCTCGGAAGCCCCGGGGGGCTGGAGTGCCGACTTTCTGGACCCCGATGGCTTTGGCCTGGGCCTTTGGCAATCCGAAGAGCTCCCGCGATCGCTGAAGTAA
- a CDS encoding invasion associated locus B family protein yields MTFTFRSHIRRTVAALVSGAAVLCASPAAFAATNLGTFDFWTAWSDTDGGGKICYISSTPQTTEPTNVNRGAIHFIVTIRPTNRNEVATIVGYPIHETNADASVSVDGRSYPMVTQGESGWLASIEDEPGFVGAMRAGSNMVVRATSQRGTNTVDTYSLRGVTAALNEAAGECPE; encoded by the coding sequence ATGACTTTTACGTTTCGCAGCCACATCCGCCGCACGGTAGCCGCTTTGGTCTCCGGAGCGGCCGTGCTTTGTGCCAGCCCGGCGGCCTTTGCCGCCACCAATCTGGGAACCTTCGATTTCTGGACGGCGTGGTCAGATACCGATGGCGGAGGCAAGATCTGCTATATCTCTTCGACGCCCCAGACCACCGAGCCCACCAATGTCAATCGCGGGGCGATCCATTTCATCGTCACCATTCGGCCCACAAACCGCAACGAGGTCGCGACGATTGTCGGATATCCGATCCACGAGACAAATGCCGACGCGTCGGTATCGGTGGACGGTCGGTCCTATCCCATGGTGACCCAGGGCGAGTCGGGCTGGCTGGCCTCCATCGAGGATGAACCGGGCTTTGTGGGCGCCATGCGGGCCGGATCGAACATGGTGGTTCGTGCCACCTCCCAGCGGGGCACCAATACGGTCGACACCTATTCACTCCGGGGTGTTACCGCAGCTCTCAACGAGGCGGCGGGGGAATGCCCGGAATAG
- a CDS encoding GNAT family N-acetyltransferase produces MITVKLLDENDLDLLISADISVFDGPIQPDLAKAYLAHPDYLIALASEGDKVVGMATGLYYFHPDKPLEFFVNEVGVAESHQRNGIARRLMTTLFDAARRRGVRYAWVGTEDDNIPAKALYERLDGKGQTMAYYEFDLKA; encoded by the coding sequence ATGATCACAGTCAAACTGCTCGACGAAAACGATCTCGACCTTTTGATTTCGGCGGACATTTCGGTTTTCGATGGACCCATCCAGCCCGATCTCGCCAAAGCCTATCTGGCCCATCCCGATTATCTCATCGCTTTGGCCAGTGAAGGGGACAAGGTCGTCGGCATGGCGACGGGCCTTTATTATTTCCATCCCGACAAGCCGCTCGAATTCTTTGTCAACGAAGTCGGCGTGGCCGAAAGCCATCAGCGGAACGGTATCGCCAGGCGCCTGATGACAACGCTTTTCGACGCTGCCCGCCGGCGCGGGGTCAGATATGCCTGGGTCGGCACAGAGGACGACAACATCCCGGCCAAGGCGCTGTATGAGCGGCTCGACGGCAAGGGACAGACAATGGCCTATTACGAATTCGACCTTAAGGCCTGA
- a CDS encoding invasion associated locus B family protein has product MAFRFADILTIATIATGVCLSPALGQSVRILGEHNAWSAYATTESAGQICFVLSRPTATEPTPAGFTEAYFYITHRPAQGIRSEINVVSGYQFEPQSMATLTVGSQNFELFTEGDAAWMAEPGQSETAVQAIRAGSTMSVTGTSADGQSVRQSFSLSGATAAGRAMDGAC; this is encoded by the coding sequence ATGGCATTCCGTTTCGCCGATATCCTGACCATCGCCACAATAGCGACGGGGGTGTGTCTATCGCCTGCTCTTGGGCAATCGGTGCGCATCCTGGGCGAACACAATGCATGGTCGGCCTATGCGACGACCGAAAGCGCCGGTCAGATCTGTTTCGTCCTCTCGCGGCCAACGGCGACCGAACCCACCCCCGCCGGGTTCACCGAGGCCTATTTCTACATAACCCATCGTCCCGCGCAGGGCATACGCTCGGAAATCAACGTGGTTTCAGGCTATCAGTTCGAGCCGCAAAGCATGGCGACCTTGACCGTGGGCAGTCAGAATTTCGAGCTCTTTACCGAAGGGGACGCCGCATGGATGGCCGAACCGGGTCAATCGGAAACCGCCGTGCAGGCCATTCGGGCCGGCTCGACCATGTCGGTTACGGGCACGAGTGCGGACGGGCAGAGTGTGCGTCAGTCGTTTTCACTTTCGGGCGCCACCGCTGCGGGGCGCGCCATGGATGGAGCCTGCTAG
- the rlmN gene encoding 23S rRNA (adenine(2503)-C(2))-methyltransferase RlmN produces the protein MSLALNIDHGSVPRPQKSGPLDLLGLSKKEISARLAETGLSERDSRMRASQLWNWIYVNGATDFGAMSNIAKGLRADLAQAFTIGRPEIVSEQVSNDGTRKWLFRFRDPAHPNMPPVEVETVYIPESDRGTLCVSSQVGCTLTCSFCHTGTQKLVRNLTAGEILGQVMMARERLGDFPGGVRPTDGLVPHGESRAITNIVMMGMGEPLYNYENVKQALLIASDGEGLSLSKRRITLSTSGVVPQIEPTGSEIGVMLAISLHAVRDDLRDVLVPINKKWPLEELLEACRTYPGVSNAKRITFEYVMLKGINDSDADARELVRLLAKIPAKINLIPFNPWPGSNYVCSDWDRIESFADIVNRAGYASPVRTPRGRDIFAACGQLKSETERLKKKDREAFML, from the coding sequence ATGAGTCTGGCGCTCAATATCGATCATGGATCCGTGCCGCGTCCGCAAAAATCCGGACCGCTCGATCTGCTGGGCCTTTCCAAGAAGGAGATCAGCGCGCGACTGGCCGAAACCGGGCTTTCCGAGCGCGATTCACGCATGCGGGCCAGCCAGCTCTGGAACTGGATCTATGTGAACGGGGCCACCGATTTCGGCGCGATGAGCAATATCGCCAAGGGTCTGCGGGCCGATCTGGCGCAGGCTTTTACCATCGGGCGCCCGGAAATCGTTTCCGAACAGGTTTCCAATGACGGCACGCGCAAATGGCTGTTCCGCTTCCGCGACCCGGCGCACCCCAACATGCCGCCGGTTGAAGTGGAAACCGTCTATATTCCGGAATCGGATCGGGGAACGCTGTGCGTTTCCTCGCAGGTCGGCTGCACGCTCACATGCTCGTTCTGCCATACAGGCACCCAGAAGCTGGTCCGCAACCTCACTGCCGGTGAAATTCTGGGCCAGGTGATGATGGCGCGCGAACGGCTCGGGGATTTTCCGGGCGGCGTCCGTCCCACCGACGGGCTGGTGCCGCATGGCGAAAGCCGGGCCATCACCAATATCGTGATGATGGGCATGGGTGAGCCGCTCTACAATTACGAGAACGTCAAGCAGGCGCTGCTCATCGCTTCGGATGGCGAAGGGCTTTCGCTGTCGAAACGCCGGATCACGCTTTCAACCTCGGGTGTGGTCCCCCAGATCGAGCCGACCGGATCGGAAATCGGGGTCATGCTGGCCATCTCGCTGCACGCCGTGCGCGACGATTTGCGCGACGTTCTGGTGCCGATCAACAAGAAATGGCCGCTCGAAGAACTGCTCGAGGCCTGCCGGACCTATCCGGGGGTATCGAACGCCAAGCGCATCACCTTCGAATATGTGATGCTCAAGGGCATCAATGATTCCGATGCCGACGCGCGCGAACTCGTGCGGCTTCTGGCCAAGATTCCCGCCAAGATCAATCTGATCCCGTTCAATCCCTGGCCGGGATCGAACTATGTGTGCTCGGACTGGGACCGGATCGAATCGTTTGCCGATATCGTCAACCGGGCCGGCTATGCCTCCCCGGTCAGGACGCCGCGCGGCCGCGACATCTTTGCGGCCTGCGGGCAGCTCAAATCGGAAACCGAGCGCCTCAAGAAAAAGGATCGCGAGGCGTTCATGCTCTGA
- a CDS encoding YqaE/Pmp3 family membrane protein, translating to MTFGDFIRILFSILIPPLGVFLRVGFGLHFWLNILLTILGYIPGLIHAIWIIASYRTRDDIAFRR from the coding sequence ATGACCTTTGGTGACTTCATCCGGATCTTGTTTTCGATCCTCATTCCCCCGCTCGGCGTTTTCCTGCGCGTCGGGTTCGGGCTGCACTTCTGGCTCAATATTCTCCTGACGATCCTGGGCTACATTCCCGGACTTATCCACGCGATCTGGATCATCGCCAGCTACCGCACTCGCGACGACATCGCCTTCCGGCGCTGA